One Manduca sexta isolate Smith_Timp_Sample1 chromosome 26, JHU_Msex_v1.0, whole genome shotgun sequence genomic region harbors:
- the LOC115447525 gene encoding ran-binding protein 3, which translates to MADAKQGKTPVEDFCNGSSQSRVVLAKPRLGGFGSSCFGSSSSKTNNPFASILRPPQLIPLSNNPFLKVTDTEESSVDKDTDKSEDRLKDAKDEVKVPKFVPLGSSNVTPRTSNQVPIPPQPTASASSSGFVFGQSLSERVVIKENVNNGEPSTVNHTSSNGTSELLFTSAAASVKENGQGMSSTNTVSASQGLAAAAAEYERSHARPPPPTSNCTITGEEGEINVLQISCRLFAWEAGSWRERGRGVLRLNDAASGDASRVVARVSGSLRVVLNTNLWPDMVVEQAGPKSLRITAADAQQQIKLFLIMGTPGDITQLSKALTNRVLASKKKASNTCTQITSQKPSNRLEAEASGVDDESLDKCDDGITEDDDVDRPESVVDEDSQENDPDVNERLEAESEQNETDEIQADIDSLNDERETKALKRKEPVDDETSPKRQCPDILTE; encoded by the exons GAAAGACACCAGTGGAAGATTTCTGCAATGGTTCATCTCAATCACGCGTGGTGCTGGCGAAACCGCGTCTCGGTGGATTCGGCTCCTCGTGCTTTGGATCAAGCTCTAGCAAAACTAATAATCCATTTG CTTCTATCTTGCGTCCACCGCAGCTGATACCTCTCAGCAACAATCCATTCCTTAAAGTAACGGATACTGAAGAGTCATCCGTGGATAAAGATACTGACAAATCTGAAGATAGACTTAAAGATGCCAAGGATGAAGTTAAAGTACCAAAGTTTGTTCCATTGGGGTCGTCAAACGTAACGCCTAGAACCAGCAACCAAGTACCGATACCCCCACAGCCAACAGCAAGTGCTTCATCCAGTGGCTTCGTATTTGGCCAGAGTTTGAGTGAACGTGTGGTCATAAAGGAGAATGTTAATAATGGCGAACCTTCGACAGTTAACCACACTTCCTCAAATGGAACCTCAGAATTGTTGTTCACTAGTGCCGCTGCATCTGTGAAGGAGAATGGTCAG GGCATGAGCAGTACAAACACCGTAAGTGCCAGTCAGGGACTGGCCGCGGCCGCGGCCGAGTACGAGAGGTCGCATGCACGGCCTCCGCCGCCTACCAGCAACTGCACTATTACAGGAGAAGAAGGGGAAATTAACGTATTACAG ATATCGTGCCGGCTGTTTGCATGGGAGGCGGGCAGCTGGCGCGAGCGCGGGCGCGGCGTGCTGCGGCTGAACGACGCGGCGAGCGGCGACGCGTCGCGCGTGGTGGCGCGCGTGTCGGGCTCGCTGCGGGTGGTGCTCAACACCAACCTGTGGCCCGACATGGTGGTGGAGCAGGCCGGGCCCAAGTCGCTGCGAATCACCGCCGCGGATGCACAGCAACAGATCAAATTGTTCCTTATTATG GGTACACCAGGGGATATAACTCAGTTAAGTAAAGCTCTTACGAATCGTGTACTGGCAAGCAAAAAGAAGGCATCAAATACATGCACTCAAATTACATCTCAGAAACCGTCGAACAGGCTCGAGGCGGAGGCGTCGGGTGTCGATGATGAGAGTTTGGACAAATGCGATGACGGTATTACTGAAGATGACGATGTTGACAGGCCGGAGAGTGTCGTCGACGAGGACTCGCAAGAAAACGATCCTGATGTCAATGAAAGGCTAGAGGCTGAGTCTGAACAAAACGAGACTGATGAGATCCAGGCTGACATAGACAGTTTAAATGATGAAAGAGAGACTAAAGCATTGAAGAGGAAAGAGCCCGTTGATGACGAGACCTCGCCGAAGCGACAGTGCCCAGATATACTGACAGAGTGA
- the LOC115447526 gene encoding odorant receptor 46a, which yields MERTSLTLQLMEPHFTALAKAGYYEKVFTNFGNSRVILHNLYRVIVWILIITYNLQHLIRVIQVRKSIDMIVDILFILLTTLNALGKQVAFNTRSHRIKRILHVINGRHFSPRTSYHTKVIQANALVMSRLLTLYHIAIFLCGALWTIFPIINRASGATVEFTAYFPFDTATSPRFELALAYMSILITLQAYGNVTMDCTIIAFYAQAKTQIRILRHDLEMLVKSKENTRNELKLNGRNRRITYKDESGEKAKLQQGLAHCVEHYRQIAWISKEVESTFGEAMTVQFVIMAWVICMTVYKIIGLEILSAEFVSMAMYLGCMLAQLFIYCYFGTQLKVESELVNQSVYRSDWLAVSPRFRRQLLIMMCYCSQPITPRAVYVIPMSLDTYITVGILLSVYICTSVGLYYYRRLSLVLNCILYITAEKVGTGYVIRDKSTTLMYLYMV from the exons ATGGAACGTACTTCCTTGACTTTACAATTAATGGAGCCCCATTTTACCGCGCTTGCTAAAGCTGGGTATTATGAAAAGGTTTTCACTAATTTTGGCAATAGTAGAGTCATTCTGCACAACTTGTATCGGGTTATTGTTTGGatcttaattattacttataatttgcaGCACTTGATTCGTGTTATTCAG GTTCGTAAAAGCATTGATATGATAGTGGACATATTGTTCATATTGCTTACCACGCTCAATGCGCTCGGTAAACAAGTCGCTTTCAATACGAGATCACATCGCATCAAACGCATACTACAtgttataaacg GGAGACATTTCTCACCAAGAACTAGTTATCATACAAAAGTAATACAAGCAAACGCGTTGGTAATGTCGCGTCTATTAACGCTCTATCACATAGCTATTTTCTTATGTGGAGCCCTTTGGACTATATTTCCTATTATAAACAGAGCCTCGGGCGCAACTGTCGAATTTACCGCCTATTTCCCTTTTGATACAGCGACATCGCCACG GTTTGAATTAGCTCTCGCTTATATGtctatattaataacattgcAAGCGTATGGAAATGTAACTATGGATTGCACGATTATCGCCTTCTATGCCCAAGCTAAAACTCAAATACGAATACTTCGGCATGATTTGGAAATGCTGGTTAAATCGAAAGAAAACACTCGTaatgaactgaaattaaatggCAGAAACAGACGAATCACATATAAGGATGAATCTGGAGAAAAAGCTAAATTGCAACAAGGTTTAGCACACTGCGTCGAGCATTACCGCCAAATAGCATG GATTAGTAAAGAGGTAGAGTCAACATTCGGAGAAGCAATGACGGTACAATTTGTTATAATGGCTTGGGTCATTTGTATGACTGTGTATAAGATCATTGGA TTGGAAATTTTGTCAGCTGAGTTTGTGTCGATGGCAATGTACTTGGGATGTATGCTAGcacaactatttatttattgttattttggaACACAGCTTAAAGTGGag AGTGAGTTGGTGAATCAATCGGTATACCGCAGCGACTGGTTGGCAGTAAGTCCTCGGTTCCGTCGACAGCTGTTAATTATGATGTGCTACTGCTCGCAGCCGATAACGCCTCGCGCCGTCTACGTCATCCCCATGTCTTTGGACACCTACATAACGGTTGgtattttattatctgtttatATCTGCACTTCAGTCGGTCTGTATTACTATCGGAGACTATCACTTgtcttaaattgtattttatacatcACTGCTGAGAAAGTAGGTACCGGCTATGTAATACGGGATAAGTCCACCACACTTATGTACTTATACATGGTGTAA